One part of the Lotus japonicus ecotype B-129 chromosome 2, LjGifu_v1.2 genome encodes these proteins:
- the LOC130741182 gene encoding uncharacterized protein LOC130741182 — translation MDIQEDSSMFGSSTAMTKRNASSSSSTFFSANQSPFFSPRSPALHLLESTRPDASSNRIQSNLALPSTSSGIPVPQSLVNIRSSFANASASSSIDISSSSISGHRHRHYDDYSGQKEKQMKTERNQRTSSTTGSTSLSSYRLRNCDVFIGFHGGKTPLLRFVNWLRAELEIQGISCFVSDRARCRKSRKLGMVERAMDAASFGIVIITRKSFKNPYTIEELQFFSSKKNLVPIYFDLSPADCLVRDIIEKRGEVWEKHGGELWLSYEGIEQEWKDAVHGLSRIDEWKLEAKDGNWRDCILRAVTLLATRSGKRSVAERLTKWREKVEKEEFPFTRNENFIGRKKELSQLEFMLFGDVTRDAEQDYIELKARPKQKDLIIGSGKGILIDERWRGRHMGNGSKKEKESVVWKELEKEIEMQGIEFSHRHYHKRLKRGKYTKKKRGMKILYGKGIACVSGDSGIGKTELILEFAYRFHQRYKMVLWIGGERRYIRQNYLNIRSFLEVDVGVENTLEKTKIRSFEEQEAAAISRVRKELMRNVPYLVVIDNLESENDWWDRKFVMDLLPRFGGETHVIISTRLPSVMNLEPLKLSYLSGVEAMSLMVGSGKDYPVAEIDALRTIEEKVGRLTLGLAIVNSILSELPITPTRLLDTINRMPLKDISWSGKEAHMLRKNTFLLQLFDVCFSIFDHADGPRSLATRMVLASGWFAPGAIPVSLLSLAAHKIPEKCHKTYFWRRTVQLLACGFTSSYIQKSELEASSLLLRFNMARSSMKEGYIHFNELIKLYAQKREGSVAAQAMTQAIISHGSISENMEHFWAACFLLCGFGHDPVVVELKVSELLYLVKKVVLPLAIHTFITFSRCTAALELLRLCTNALEAADQAFVTPVDKWFDKTLCWRSIKTNAELNPCLWQELALCRATVLETRAKLMLRGAQFDIGDDLIRKALFIRTSICGEDHPDTISARETLSKITRLNGNVQSHT, via the coding sequence ATGGATATTCAAGAAGATAGCTCCATGTTTGGGTCTTCGACAGCCATGACCAAAAGGAATGcgtcttcatcatcttcaactttTTTTTCAGCAAATCAGTCACCATTCTTTTCTCCAAGATCACCAGCACTTCATTTACTAGAGTCAACCAGACCTGATGCTTCAAGTAATAGAATCCAATCAAATTTGGCTCTCCCAAGCACCAGTTCAGGGATTCCAGTACCGCAGTCTCTAGTAAACATTAGAAGTAGCTTCGCAAATGCATCTGCATCTTCCTCAATTGACATCTCTAGCAGCAGCATATCCGGTCACCGCCACCGACATTATGATGATTATTCTGGACAAAAAGAGAAGCaaatgaaaacagaaagaaATCAAAGAACATCATCAACCACAGGTTCCACATCACTTTCTTCTTATAGACTGAGgaattgtgatgttttcataGGATTCCATGGTGGGAAGACTCCTTTACTTCGATTTGTTAACTGGCTCCGCGCTGAGTTAGAAATTCAAGGAATCAGTTGCTTTGTATCGGACAGGGCTCGATGTAGGAAGTCTCGCAAACTTGGCATGGTGGAGAGAGCCATGGATGCTGCTTCTTTTGGGATAGTAATCATTACAAGGAAGTCTTTCAAGAACCCGTACACCATTGAGGAGCTGCAGTTTTTTTCTAGCAAGAAGAATTTGGTCCCTATATACTTTGATTTGAGTCCAGCTGATTGTCTTGTGAGGGATATAATTGAAAAGAGGGGCGAGGTGTGGGAAAAACATGGAGGGGAACTTTGGCTCTCATATGAAGGGATAGAACAGGAGTGGAAAGATGCAGTGCATGGACTCTCTCGGATTGATGAATGGAAGTTGGAAGCAAAGGATGGAAACTGGAGAGATTGCATACTGAGGGCTGTCACATTATTAGCAACGAGGTCAGGTAAAAGAAGCGTTGCGGAGCGTTTAACAAAATGGAGAGAGAAGGTAGAAAAAGAGGAGTTTCCTTTCACCAGAAATGAGAATTTTATTGGCAGAAAGAAAGAGCTTTCGCAGTTGGAATTTATGTTGTTTGGTGATGTCACAAGAGATGCAGAGCAAGACTATATTGAACTTAAGGCCAGGCCCAAACAAAAGGATTTAATAATTGGTTCGGGCAAGGGTATTCTGATAGATGAAAGATGGAGAGGAAGACATATGGGAAATGGcagcaagaaggaaaaagaatcaGTTGTGTGGAAGGAGTTGGAGAAAGAGATTGAAATGCAAGGCATTGAGTTTTCTCATAGGCACTACCACAAAAGGCTAAAACGTGGAAAGTATACCAAGAAGAAAAGAGGAATGAAGATTTTGTATGGGAAAGGGATTGCTTGTGTTTCAGGGGATTCAGGAATTGGAAAAACTGAACTTATTCTTGAATTTGCTTATAGATTTCATCAGAGATATAAGATGGTTTTGTGGATAGGAGGGGAGAGAAGATACATAAGGCAAAACTATCTTAATATCAGGTCCTTTTTAGAAGTTGACGTGGGAGTTGAGAATACTTTGGAGAAAACTAAGATACGAAGCTTTGAAGAGCAGGAAGCTGCGGCTATTTCCAGAGTTCGAAAAGAACTAATGAGGAACGTTCCATATCTTGTGGTCATTGATAACTTGGAAAGTGAAAATGATTGGTGGGATCGCAAATTTGTGATGGATCTTCTCCCTCGGTTTGGTGGAGAGACCCATGTAATTATATCAACACGCCTTCCTTCCGTCATGAATTTGGAACCTTTGAAACTTTCATACTTATCTGGAGTGGAAGCAATGTCTTTGATGGTAGGAAGTGGCAAGGACTATCCTGTTGCAGAGATTGATGCTTTGAGAACTATTGAGGAGAAAGTTGGAAGATTAACTTTGGGCCTTGCAATTGTCAATTCAATTTTGTCTGAATTACCCATAACCCCAACCAGGCTCCTAGATACCATAAATAGAATGCCTTTGAAGGACATATCATGGAGTGGTAAAGAAGCTCACATGTTAAGGAAGAACACTTTCCTTCTGCAACTTTTTGATGTTTGTTTCTCCATATTTGATCATGCAGATGGCCCGAGGAGCTTGGCCACCAGAATGGTGCTGGCAAGTGGATGGTTTGCACCTGGTGCAATTCCTGTTTCCTTGTTATCACTTGCTGCTCATAAGATACCAGAAAAATGTCACAAAACCTATTTCTGGAGAAGAACAGTGCAATTATTAGCATGCGGGTTCACGTCTTCATACATCCAAAAATCAGAATTGGAAGCGTCTTCTTTGCTGCTAAGGTTTAATATGGCAAGAAGCAGCATGAAGGAAGGCTATATCCATTTCAATGAGCTCATCAAACTATATGCTCAGAAAAGAGAAGGTTCTGTAGCTGCACAAGCAATGACTCAAGCTATAATCAGTCACGGGTCAATATCTGAAAATATGGAGCATTTCTGGGCTGCATGTTTTCTGTTATGTGGATTTGGCCATGACCCTGTTGTTGTTGAGCTCAAGGTGTCTGAGCTTTTATACCTTGTCAAGAAAGTTGTTCTGCCCCTTGCAATTCACACATTCATTACTTTTTCTCGATGCACGGCTGCGCTTGAGCTTCTACGCTTGTGCACCAATGCCTTGGAAGCTGCGGATCAAGCATTCGTTACCCCGGTTGATAAGTGGTTCGACAAAACACTTTGCTGGAGGTCCATCAAGACTAATGCCGAGTTGAATCCTTGCCTTTGGCAAGAGTTAGCTCTGTGTAGAGCCACTGTTCTTGAGACTAGGGCCAAGCTAATGCTAAGAGGTGCTCAATTTGACATAGGGGATGATCTGATCAGGAAGGCTCTTTTCATCAGGACTTCAATTTGTGGTGAAGATCATCCAGATACCATATCTGCTCGCGAAACATTAAGCAAAATCACCAGGCTTAATGGAAATGTCCAAAGTCATACTTAG
- the LOC130741183 gene encoding probable E3 ubiquitin-protein ligase RHB1A — translation MGGCCCCSTKQTELSAPPAYYYYPRVSEEHVPLSAHQGAAPAFSGGLLVDTNLDTSSPDTYRPPPAPIPFDVTTQTPPVTQEIRADKPNASPRTTNSNSIQETVAGDIHGVSAKSEDLKGSECKVQTDLELDSAKDSEVELPKLAEPIILVEEEEDTCPICLEEYDEENPQLSTKCDHHFHLACILEWMERSESCPVCDKDMIFDPPID, via the exons ATGGGTGGTTGCTGTTGTTGTTCTACCAAACAAACTGAATTGTCTGCTCCTCCTGCGTACTACTAC TACCCGAGAGTATCGGAGGAGCATGTTCCACTGTCAGCTCACCAGGGTGCTGCTCCTGCTTTTTCTGGTGGGCTCTTAGTTGATACCAATCTAGAcacttcaagtcctgatacttATAGACCTCCTCCTGCTCCTATACCTTTTGATGTTACTACTCAAACTCCACCTGTGACTCAAGAAATTCGTGCTGACAAACCTAATGCATCCCCACGTACTACAAATTCTAATTCGATCCAAGAAACAGTTGCCGGGGACATTCATGGGGTCTCAGCTAAGTCAGAAGACTTGAAGGGATCAGAATGCAAAGTTCAAACTGATTTAGAACTTGACTCGGCAAAGGATTCTGAAGTTGAACTTCCAAAGTTGGCTGAGCCTATCATTTTAGTCGAAGAAGAGGAGGATACATGCCCAATTTGTTTAGAAG AATATGATGAAGAGAATCCACAACTCTCTACAAAATGTGATCATCATTTTCACCttgcatgcattctggaatggATGGAAAGAAGTGAAAGCTGTCCCGTGTGTGATAAG GATATGATATTCGACCCTCCCATTGATTAA
- the LOC130741185 gene encoding zinc finger protein CONSTANS-LIKE 3-like — protein MSSDLYTFDVPFRTHSSLDMVSSDGITDLLFSDSYQPFPFSSSFFSPPPPPSTHLENQSLYQPNPVQDGPNINNNFGNYSVLEGSRVKSEECQMGVDFPYNSHFLPHSFSGADESASKFMQRSYSCNSFDWKLHGDAFIDSPNFGRHALSSPENSFFTGQIRRACSAGDLQNVKATHTPQTDSPLLEESNFKVGRYSAEERREKISKYRAKRSQRKFNKTIKYACRKTLADNRTRIRGRFARNDETSEVPRATCSTTAEEHEDNFWVEFVESLNFYGVPQFQE, from the exons ATGTCTTCTGATCTCTATACTTTTGATGTTCCTTTCCGTACACATTCAAGCCTTGACATGGTCTCCTCTGATGGAATCACAGACCTTCTTTTCTCTGATTCTTACCAGCCTTtccctttttcctcttctttcttttctcctcctcctcctccaagtACCCACTTGGAAAATCAGAGTCTCTATCAGCCTAACCCTGTGCAAGATGGCCCCAATATAAATAACAACTTTGGAAATTACTCTGTTTTAGAAGGGTCCAGAGTGAAAAGTGAAGAATGCCAAATGGGTGTGGattttccttacaattctcactTTCTTCCACACAGTTTCAGTGGTGCTGATGAAAGTGCATCAAAGTTCATGCAGAGGAGCTACAGCTGTAACTCTTTTGATTGGAAGCTTCACGGTGACGCTTTCATAGACTCTCCAAATTTTGGACGGCATGCCTTGAGCTCCCCTGAAAACAGTTTCTTCACTGGACAAATTAGGAGGGCGTGTAGTGCAGGAGATTTGCAG AATGTGAAAGCAACACATACTCCTCAAACGGATAGCCCCTTATTAGAGGAATCAAACTTCAAAGTAGGGCGTTACagtgctgaagaaagaagagaaaaaatctcTAAATACAGAGCCAAGAGAAGCCAGAGGAAGTTCAACAAGACTATTAAg TACGCATGCCGAAAGACATTAGCTGACAATCGAACACGCATACGTGGCAGATTCGCACGTAACGACGAAACCAGCGAGGTTCCAAGAGCTACATGTTCAACCACAGCAGAAGAACACGAAGACAACTTCTGG GTTGAGTTCGTTGAAAGTTTGAACTTTTATGGAGTTCCTCAGTTTCAGGAGTAG
- the LOC130741186 gene encoding peroxidase A2-like → MLRISVSQLTRQFQKIKKHQIKKMSIVRVEQLTAAALCFAVVIVLIGAPTFSDAQLDPLFYNKTCPNLRPIVRGVILNASNSDRRIFASLIRLHFHDCFVQGCDASILLIDTSTIVSEQGAFPNNNSIRGLDVVNNIKAAVEKACPNTVSCADILALAAGISSVWSNGTTPWVVPMGRRDSLNANRTLANQNLPAPSFNLSQLTASFAAQGLGINNLVALSGAHSIGRGRCQFIVDRLYNFSNTGKPDPTLNTNYLQTLRSICPNGGDGTKLVNMEPTTPNRLDNQFYTNLRAGKGFFQSDQELFNTSGAATKDIVNRFTSNQTLFLESFKASMIKMSKIGVLTGSQGEIRKQCNFVNGNSGLATVGTQESAEDGMDSSI, encoded by the exons ATGCTTCGGATCTCAGTCTCACAACTCACAAGACAgtttcagaaaataaaaaaacatcagATTAAAAAAATGAGCATCGTTCGTGTTGAACAGCTGACTGCAGCTGCTTTGTGCTTTGCAGTGGTTATTGTGCTAATTGGAGCACCAACCTTCTCCGATGCTCAGCTAGATCCCTTGTTTTACAATAAAACTTGTCCAAATCTTCGTCCAATTGTGCGTGGAGTGATCTTAAATGCTTCAAATTCAGATCGGCGTATTTTCGCAAGTCTCATCAGACTCCACTTTCATGATTGCTTCGTTCAA GGTTGTGATGCATCAATTTTGCTGATCGATACCTCTACCATTGTGAGCGAACAAGGAGCTTTTCCAAACAACAACTCCATTAGAGGTTTGGATGTTGTGAACAATATCAAGGCAGCGGTGGAGAAGGCTTGTCCTAACACTGTTTCTTGTGCTGATATTCTTGCTCTTGCAGCTGGAATATCTTCTGTTTGG TCTAATGGTACTACTCCTTGGGTAGTTCCAATGGGAAGAAGGGACAGTTTAAATGCAAACAGAACCCTTGCTAACCAAAATCTTCCAGCTCCCTCTTTCAATCTAAGTCAGCTGACTGCCTCATTTGCTGCTCAAGGCCTCGGCATTAATAATCTAGTTGCACTCTCAG GTGCTCATTCAATTGGCAGAGGACGATGCCAATTTATTGTTGACCGATTATACAATTTTAGCAATACCGGAAAGCCTGATCCAACTCTCAACACGAACTATTTACAAACATTGAGATCAATATGTCCTAACGGTGGAGATGGTACCAAACTGGTCAACATGGAACCAACCACTCCTAATAGATTAGACAACCAATTCTACACCAATCTTCGGGCTGGCAAGGGCTTTTTCCAGAGTGACCAAGAGTTGTTTAACACAAGTGGAGCAGCTACCAAAGACATTGTTAATAGATTCACCAGTAACCAAACTCTTTTCTTAGAAAGCTTTAAGGCTTCAATGATAAAAATGAGCAAGATTGGAGTGTTAACAGGATCTCAAGGAGAAATTAGAAAACAATGTAACTTTGTTAATGGAAATTCTGGACTAGCTACTGTGGGCACCCAAGAATCAGCAGAAGATGGCATGGATAGCTCAATCTAA
- the LOC130741187 gene encoding uncharacterized protein LOC130741187 isoform X1 — protein sequence MLLCYGALLSIFASLYLQTMGQKIEASARKAMISKLRLVLCEGKVYNIALILISVQGATCEWETVSLCNGKDTWVLRMWEMCPISEPGKPFAVHLVLIDAE from the exons ATGCTACTATGCTATGGAGCTCTATTATCTATCTTCGCTTCCCTCTATCTACAAACCATG GGTCAAAAAATCGAGGCAAGTGCTCGGAAGGCCATGATCTCCAAACTCAGGTTGGTGCTTTGTGAAGGCAAGGTGTACAATATTGCATTGATACTAATTTCTGTACAAGGAGCAACATGCGAATGGGAGACTGTCAG CCTCTGCAATGGGAAAGACACATGGGTGTTGAGGATGTGGGAGATGTGCCCAATATCTGAGCCAGGCAAGCCATTTGCAGTGCATCTGGTGCTAATTGATGCTGAG TAG
- the LOC130741187 gene encoding uncharacterized protein LOC130741187 isoform X2, which yields MIGGQKIEASARKAMISKLRLVLCEGKVYNIALILISVQGATCEWETVSLCNGKDTWVLRMWEMCPISEPGKPFAVHLVLIDAE from the exons ATGATAGGG GGTCAAAAAATCGAGGCAAGTGCTCGGAAGGCCATGATCTCCAAACTCAGGTTGGTGCTTTGTGAAGGCAAGGTGTACAATATTGCATTGATACTAATTTCTGTACAAGGAGCAACATGCGAATGGGAGACTGTCAG CCTCTGCAATGGGAAAGACACATGGGTGTTGAGGATGTGGGAGATGTGCCCAATATCTGAGCCAGGCAAGCCATTTGCAGTGCATCTGGTGCTAATTGATGCTGAG TAG